The genomic stretch TCGCGGGTGACGCTGCCCTCCCGGGGCACATACGAGGTGATGCGGCCGATGACGGCATTGGCGGTGCTGTCGTTGAAGTACAGTCCGTAGCGGCCGTCGATGACCGTGTCCGCGGTGGCCTCCAGGACTACGTGGAGTGAGGGTCCGTCGGGGATGACAGCAAGGATGGCGACGTCGTCGGCCCGGTGCTTCTCCGGGGTCACCACGCGCCGGGCAAAAAATGCGGCGAGCCCTGAGGTGGCGGTCAGGACAACCGCTGCCCCTCCCCCTGCCGCGGCGGCGCCCAGGGCACCCCATTTGAGCCATGAACGCGACTGCTGATCCGTGGAAGCCATGCTCCCATTCTGCCCATGGCGTGCGGCCGAGTCGAGCGGCTCACCGCGGCCTGCGTAACTTTCTTCGCGAATCCGCGGGCGCCGGCCGGATTTCTGGTTGTGAGCGCCTAAACTGAACCCATGACCGAGTCGATCATTATCCTGACCGAAGAACCCTTGACCGCCCTCGACGTGGAGAACGTCACCGATCTTTACGGGCCCGACGACGATGTTGAGCTGGTGCTGCTGGTGCCCAACGACACCAAGCGGAACTTGTTTGTCGATGTCATCGACCAGCTGACCATGCTGGATATTCCGGGCGCGCTGAAGGAATTTGCACCCCAGCCGGACGCCAAGACCCGCGAGCACGCCGCCCAGGAAGTGCTGGCCTCCTCGCTGGCGGCCCTTGCTGCCGGCGGCGCCAAGGCCACCGGTGAAGTTGCCGAGGGCGACGCCGTTGCTTCCCTGGTTGCCAAAGTCACCGAAACGGGTGCCCGGCAGGCAGTGGTCATCACCCGCCCGCACGCGGTTGCGGACACGTTCCGCCAGGACTGGGCCAACCAGGCACAGCGCAAGCTGGGGCTGCCGGTTCTGCACCTGTACTCCGATTCGGGATTTATTGGCGACTCCTAAGCGTTATGCAGTCATGAGCACTTCTGACTACTCCCCGACCGTGACCAAGACCGATGAGCAGTGGCGGGAGGAACTGAGCCCCGCCGAGTACCAGGTGCTGCGGCAGGCCGGGACCGAACGTCCCTTCACCGGCGAGTATTGGGACTCCATGCAGGAAGGCGTGTACGCCTGCCGGGCGTGCGGGGCCGAGTTGTTCACCTCCAAGGAAAAGTTCTCCTCACACTGCGGCTGGCCGTCGTTCTTTGCCCCGCTGGCGGAGGGCACCGTGCGCTACCTGCACGACAACTCCCTGGGCATGGAGCGCATCGAGGTGCGCTGCACGGCCTGCGACTCGCACCTGGGCCACCTGTTCAAGGGTGAAGGCTATGAGACTCCCACGGACGAGCGCTTCTGCATCAACTCGGTGTCCCTGAGACTCAAGGACGCCTGAGCGGCGGCCCATCGCCACAACCCCGCCCGGCACCTGCATACCAATCCGGCCTGGCACAGGCCCCACCGCCCCTGCGCACCGGCAAGGGCACCCGGCGCTGTCGTGAGAAACGCGGAAACAGCCCCTGAGCATGAGAATTTCTTATGCTCAGGGGCTTTTCTGATTAGTTTTGTTGTTCCATTGCTACGCTCGGAAAAAAGGGCCCCGGGCCAGAGCAGCAGCAAGGAAGCGACCTCCATGAACCTCACCATTGAAAACGCCGGCACGGCCGGAACCGTCGACACCACTGCCCTGGCCGCCAGCCCCGCCTGGCTGTCGCTCAAGGCTGCCGCCACAGGGCTGCAGGGCCTGCAGGCCAAGGACGGCTCCGTCCCGGATCCGGCGGACCACCCCGCCGCCGCAGCCCTGGTGCGCTCCATCACGGAGTCCGTCGCGGAACTGGCCCCGCACTTCCCCCACGACGCCCGCTACCTGGAGCTGCTGGTCGCAGACTTCACGAAGTGGGTGGATTCGGGCCTGGCCATCCCCGACTTCCTTGACTCGCTGCTGGCGTTCAACCCGCAGGAACACCGAACCAACGGGCTGGGCCACCTGGTGGTCTTCCCCATGTACACCCAGAACGGCTCCACCTCCCGCTTCGTGGAGGCGGTCCTGGTCGAGGTGATCTGGCCCGAATTCATTGGTGAGCTGGAGGCCGGCAACTACTCCAACAAGCTCTTCGTCCCGCTGCGCTTCATTGACTTCACTCCCGGCTACGACACCAACTCCGCCGTGCTCTTCCCGGAAAGCGTCTCCGTCCGCGAAACCCCCACCTTCACGTGGGGCGCCATCTTCCAGGACCGGGAGGCCGCCCGCTTCCGCCGCGTGGTCCGGGAGGCCGCACAGGTGACGCGCCTCGAGCTGCCGGGCGACGCCGTCGAACTTCTGGACAACCAGGAACTGACACA from Arthrobacter stackebrandtii encodes the following:
- the msrB gene encoding peptide-methionine (R)-S-oxide reductase MsrB; translated protein: MSTSDYSPTVTKTDEQWREELSPAEYQVLRQAGTERPFTGEYWDSMQEGVYACRACGAELFTSKEKFSSHCGWPSFFAPLAEGTVRYLHDNSLGMERIEVRCTACDSHLGHLFKGEGYETPTDERFCINSVSLRLKDA
- a CDS encoding DUF6421 family protein, encoding MNLTIENAGTAGTVDTTALAASPAWLSLKAAATGLQGLQAKDGSVPDPADHPAAAALVRSITESVAELAPHFPHDARYLELLVADFTKWVDSGLAIPDFLDSLLAFNPQEHRTNGLGHLVVFPMYTQNGSTSRFVEAVLVEVIWPEFIGELEAGNYSNKLFVPLRFIDFTPGYDTNSAVLFPESVSVRETPTFTWGAIFQDREAARFRRVVREAAQVTRLELPGDAVELLDNQELTQETFVMWDLIHDRTHMRGDLPFDPFMIKQRMPYFLYSLEELRCDLTAYRESVAVEKDEKASSEARRHAKLVQYAVIFDRIFRFAITGSRVRNYDGLGGQLLFAWLHQHHVLHWTDTKLTIDWAEVPDVVIALGHEIEELYWRSIDRPKLAHWLAAYELVSGTLTPNPASTWAKGPDALPLTAPLREITDQVMDDEFPLSMFYEALSKKMRGTIESTAGITGASAA